The genomic region GCATGCCCAAGGTTCGGTTGCGTCTTACGAGAAGTACTTTGTACGCATCGTGAGTAACCTTGATATCAAAAAGCTTGGTTCTCTCATTCTCGCTGCCACTATCCAAAACCAATTTATACACACCCATAAATATCAAAGTAATTTGATTTATGGATTAATATGTCCTTTGGTGTATATATGCGTACATGTACTTAACATCTATTAATATACATTTTCAAAAAGAATTATAttgttatattgattttttattcaatcaaaattttgaaaaaaaatccatattttttgttggcccttttttttttattttttttatagctcATTAGATGTGAGATTTTAAATACCATAAAATCTCAAGTTTTATTCTTGACatgaaaatatattaatattaatatgatgaggtgtacaaagttaaagaactttgatcaaaaatttaaaacgattaaggttttaatcaataaGTGTTAGTGGCGAGGGACCACATCAAAAGTCTTCCTTTTAGAGTTGATCATAATTTGTCATCCAAAGCAAGGATTTTCCTCCTTGCTCAATAATAAACAACGACGAGAGGTACACAATTCCTAATGACGATGGTCATATATAGGTAAGGGCCTGTCTTGAAACGCTGGAGGgccaaaaaaagttaaaaacaacaCATAGAAATCTCAAACCAGTATGATTACGTATGAGACACAGACCACCTTATATTCATTGGGTGCATTCAAAAGGATTTGCCCAAAATTTATCATCATTCTTATGGGGAATATAATTGTTATTGAAGaacatgttatatatatatatatatatatatatatatatatatatatatcttaccAAATTTCAAAATTGAACAAGATTTGTCCAGCGATCATGTCCTAGTACTGACGAGGTTCTGAAAGCAGAGAAGACTCACTTGTGAGTGAAGAAAATCTAGTTGGGGGTGAATTTGGTGATCTTTAATTGCCGAAGACATGACTGTAGGCGACAAAGCAAATCTTGATAGGCCGCAAGCAACCAAGGTGGGAATAAAAAGACCTGATTGACCATACAAGCAAGTTTACACGGCAAGAAGAAGCTTATACCTAAGCTGGCCTGTAAATGTCCATAAGATATATGCTTGACACGTCAAGGCTCCAGGCACtgtatttttcttcttattccATGGCAAAAAGGACATCCAGAAAGATGAAAAGACGAAATTGtgttcagaaaaataaaatggaattTTAGGGTTCTTTTATTGAGAAAgcttggtatatatatatatttagctaGTGTTCAAGCTTTTAAGCGTTGAAATCCCGAAGAACTTCGAAGAATTcgaatcatatatatatatatatatgtgtgtgagtGTGACACTTATACAAGTCAAAAGAAGTTATCATACCTCACAGCCAATCACAATATTACACATACCCCTTGGACGCAAccccaaaattgaaaagattAAGGGGCCACTGAGACGTGCTTTTCATGCTTTGGTGCAAAGACATGGACTCGTTGATTTCTCGTGGGGTGGACATCTGGTACTGTGGCTTTCGGTTGACACTAAATGTCGGAATTTGCATTGGACCAAGACGAATAGATATATATGCTTATATTATATCATAACTGATGAGGGAAGAAAGGTCCTACATGAGGATAAAGAGCCGTGTTTTGTAGCCAAGGATGACTTGCCTGCAACCTCCCAAAGGCCTCTGAAAAATTTATATGTACTGTGAGAGATATGCTTGGTTAGCTTAGCTAGTGTTAGCtaagctagctagctagtttGCTAGGGTTTAAGAATCCTTGTGTGGTATACAGGCAGTCTCCTTGGCTATCGAGACAGGTTCTTTTCTCTCATGCTGGGCCTCTTCTTCCATGGGTCTCATGCCATTTTCTACCAGGATAAGAACTTCTTAAGGAATtctcaaggaagaagaaggtacataatttgattgttttcctAATATTTGTTGTAACAATTAATTAGCATTTTTGTTGATTTATCGAAGACTAATGCAGGACAACCTTACGCTTTTAGTTGGTTAACTTTTTGCGTGTAATAGTCAGTTAAATCGTATAGATTTGTTGCAATCCTAAAGCCACGCGTGAATGAGAGCATGGGTTGCTGTAGTCTGCAACTCGACCTTTCCTTGTATTTTTCATACGGAATTTGCTTAATTAAATTCTTGTTTTGCTTGTGGTGACTTATGGATCCTAATGTTCGAGATCTTTTGGTCAACAGCAGCAATGTGGTATCCGATATATGCTTTATGTTGCAATGTTGCATAGATTATAGATTAGATGTGGTatataaaactaaatttttgaGAAATCGTCAGAATTGTGTTCTACTTCGGTTGTGTTTCGTGTTTCCTTCGGTTGGAGGAGTTTGAAAGAAAGGATTTGAATATGATCAAAGGTCTAAATTATCTATACAAAGGAATGAGAAAACTTGGAAAACATTGTGTTCAATGTATTTGAAAGGGtggtgatatccacacaccttttTTTGCTTCCCACATACTCctggttaatttttatttgattttcttcaattcatttgatttaacaaccaaaaattaaaaaaaaaatgtatgagaaatgtGAAAAGAGGAGTGTGAATAGCACCAGCCTATTTGAAAAAATATGATGGCCAAACAATCCAACTTGTGGAACATACTACAACGGCACAACCCTAGGTAGCGAAGAGTCGACATGGAGGCATCCAACCTTCTCGTTAATGTGAGTTTTTGGAGAGATCAGCTTGCTATCCTATAGAAACTTTCGTCATTGCTTTACGGGTGGGTCTTGTAGTAAATTCGAGAGCATTTGAAATCcatttattttctctttataTACGAATTGTAATGATACacaaaattttatcttttttttagaACTTTGGCAATACGATGGCAatttattgatatgaaaaagaaaaaaaaaattgacataaTCAGGCTAGACATAAACTTTACTCCTCATATGGTAGAAagcaaaatacaagaaaaaagaggaaagaCATACATCTTACCcctcttgaaaaagaaaatacaagaaaaggAGGGAGCATAAATCCTACcccttttgaaaaagaaaatacaagaaaaagaggGGGACATAGGACCAAACCCCtctaaaataaaacctaaaacgTAAGAACTTGTAAGACAGGCGGCAAAACAAAAGGAAACTCCAAAATGATtaggtaaaaaagaaaatcatacaTCAAGAAGGGTAGATAAACATGTAGGCTAGCATGCCCAAGAAATATGAATGTAGAAACGGAAGAATCTCTACAGGAGGAGCAACATGCAAAACAAGTGAAGATGAGACAAGCCATAAATTGACTAATTTGTCAGTAGCTGTATTCCTGTCATGAAATGTATGACAGTAACAGAATACCATATGCCCTAAAATGGTTATTTGAAGTTTGAGGTGTGACACAACTCTCCTAGGGCTGCTGTAATCTTTTGCTAAATTTTAGGGTCTcatttcaattaaatttttaattaccgAATCGGTAAAACCATTCCAATTATGACTTGCTCATGAAAAACTTAATTAGATTAAGATTCTTAAGATTTATttggtttaaattcaataatgaTTTGAGCATTTGATTCTCAAGATTATCCTAAATGGTTTAGAAGAAGagttaaaaattgaattttaatttggatCCCTATCTTGTAGAAAACCTATCCCTACAAGAAAACCTACTTAATTTGCTCAACTCTCAAACGAGTTCATGCAAGTTCAAGGTGTAAACAATCATACTACTAAAGCATTCAAGTTCATGTGTATCAATCAAAGTTCGATGTTAAAAGATGTTTAAAAATCATGTTTTGGTGAATTTAGAGGATTTCATAATGTATTGTAGGCCGTAACAAATTCAGTCTCTCCCCTTGCAATTTTGAAGAAATTGACTAAAAATTCACATGAAGTTTATGAAAGTCCATTAGAACTCCATCATAAGATGTCAAGGGCCTTCAACAACGCCCATGGGCTAGCGTTCGTCTGGTCTCAAAGAACTCTTCGTttcaaaaattttggtttgagaTAAATATAAACGAATAAGCTTTGAGTATTAAGAACTTATGCAAGGTGCTTGTAACTCAATTAAGTAAGAGCATTCATTCTTGCATTCCAAGTCCTGAGTTTGATTTGCGCCTCTCCAATATCATTTGTATAAAAGTTAAGAAAATTAGTAAGATAGAGAATTCCCACCGTTTTCAGTAACTGGGACTCAAAACTCTCTAGTCCTACCCAACTTCTCAACTTTCACATCATTCTTCGTTTTAGGCTTAGTTTCACACCTGACACTGTCGATTTGAGATTTTGAGATACCGAAGCAAGGTTCAAACCCTAAGCTAATACACACATTTCCTTTGGTTTAAGCACCTACACTGCAAGTCTGCGAGTACAATCCCTTTTCTCATGCCGTTCTCCGATGAACATATGAAAAGCAAGTTCCAATGATAGCAACTTGAATCACAACTGATGTACATTCCGATCTCATGCCATAACAAGACATCTGTTTTGATAATTGACTAAATTTTGACACAAGGTACTGCATAATTTGATAATATAGCTTATACTGCAGTTGTAATCATCAGAACGAGGCAGGAAGTTTCACATAATCCAGCATCCCAATTGCATCTAATGTGAACTAACCAGTGCTCATGATGATTGCAATATTGCTTTTCAAGGAATGCTACTTTCAAACATTCCTATAGTTCCTAACCATTTCAAAAATTAGCACCGTCGCGGTTGAACAAGAAGTGCAACATAACCCTGCCGAGAACTAGACCCTAAACACTAGACCTCCGAGGACTGGTTCGGAACCTTATTGATGAACCTAGCATGTCCCTCAAACAACTCACAACTCCCATAAAAACATTTGCAACACAACAGCATGCACGTACAAAATTAGCAAAAGCATTTTATTAAAAGCTTGCacatatttaaaaattacagtCAAACTGCATTATTATGAAGCCAAGCCACCATTTTTCCAAACTCCATATAGATGCCATAGCCAAATAGTAGTTCAATGCAGCATCTTAAAACTATATTTATCTACTAACACATCTTTAAAGGTATACGGGGTTCAAAGAAGCAGAGAAGAAGCCGCATACAAAGTGTGAAATACAGATCATCATGCAGGCAGTGCAAAGCTGTGCTCTGTCCAGTGTGGAGGATCCGCAACAATGCAAATATCCGACTTCTCAAAATCAGCAACCTACAATACAACCCATGTCAAATTTCTAAGcaaaaatgagaaaaagcaaCATAAAAAATTTGAGAGTGCACAGCACAGAGCACTCATAGGAGGGTTTTCAACCGTGTTTGGTAGAAAAATTGAAAGTGCTTATGGGTCATAGAAGTGTTTTCAGAAGAAGCACCGCACTCTTCCAGAAAGCACTTGAACTTTTCCAGAAAGCACTTGAACATTCAATAAAAATTTCGATGTGTTTCTAATAAAAGCCCATCCAGCAGAAGTCCTAATGAGCAAAAAATCTAACATGTTTCTAATAAAAGCACGTCTAGCAAAAGTGATTGCTACCGAATTAGCCCCAAATGTGTCCTGAATAGAAAGAGTTGTCTTACCTTCTCTTGGCAACTGGGACAGTAATGATACTTATGCCAGAGGCAGTCACAGGAAGGCATAAGAAAGCAACATCCAAGCATCATTGGCATCATACAAGCCACCACAGATGCCATACTCGGCTTTGATCTGTCGATTCATTCAACACCAATAAACATCAACCAAACATATCTCAAGTTTCAAACTTTGAATAATCAAGAACacaaaatcaaacccaaaatccCAATTGCTCAAAAGGATCAAATTTTGTTATTTACCTGACTTGGGTGAGTCCGGTATCGCCACAGTAAGAGCAGTTGAAGGGAGCGGGAGTGTCTCTGTAAAAGGTCTGGTGGAGAGGGACGCCCTTAGGGTCGCCGTAGACGGCGTTTGGCGGGATCATTCCGGCCTGGTGCGGATTCTGCAACGTGTAGACTGGAACTCCCATCACCGGTTCGTCCACCTTCGACATCTCTGCCTTTGTTCGTGACTTATGAGTGCGATGAAATCCCGCGATCTTGTGGTCTGGTCTGGTGATTGGAATCGGAATTGGCTGATCTTACAAGAGAAGCGATTCGAGGGAAAGCTGTGATGAGCAGATGGAAATTCGGTTTTCTTGTGGTGACTAGAATGTCCTTGGGCTCTATCTATCAATGGGATCCAGGATCCATTGACCTATATATCTTCTAGAGAGAGTAGTGACTAATCAGACCCGCGGCCCAAACCCCCCAACAATGAACTTTCCAAGTTTTCTTGCATTAATTGCCTCTCTTATCAAATCCCTTAATCATCTTGAATCAAATTCTTTAATTTACTTATTAGTTGTTGTAAGCCTATTTAACTGAGAACTTATAGAGAGGGAAAGAGGGGTGCCGGcaaggagagaaagagaattTGGTGAATTCTGAGATGTGTATTATCTTACTGTCATTTTGCCTATAAATCGCTTACCTTTTAGGTGTTACAACTAAATCATGACACTATCTAAAAGATATCATAGAATCttattaggatttacacaattacattcctaaCCTAATTAGGAcaacaacactcccccttgagtgtgtaaacaCTCAAATAAATTGTCGCATTAGGTCTTCAGTGATAAGTAAGTTTAGTTGATGAAGTTATCGGCACAATGGGCGAATATGAGTCTCAAATTAACAAAAGgatgcattggtagtaaaactcacaaaatcttgctatggtaaaacccgaTATGGGAATAAAACCTATAAACTAAGGAGAAACGTGAGAAGCATGCATAATGTCAAAACGAAACGTCTAAGGGATGAAAGTAGGACACGTCACAAGGGTCTAACCATCCCAATATGGGTGCTTTGTTAAAACCTAGTAAGGTAGCAAACCCAGTTGGAAAAAATCCTTCTAATTGTAGGAAAAAAGGTACATTAAAATCGAGTAAATATACTTTTGGATATTTTTTGATAAAACTTCCAAAAATGAGAACTACATCAATTCATATCAGATAATTTAAGtatacatattccttggacgagcttttGAAAAGTAGATTTTGGTTATGACTTCGTCAAGAGATCAGCAAGGTTGTCCTAAGAACATATTTGCTTGATTtcgttttgatacttttgttgCTGACGTGAGAAGAAGAATTTCGatgcaatgtgcttggtgttgtctcatttGATGTATCACTTCTTAATCTGGTCGATACATGTTGCTTTGTCTACATAAATCGTTGTAGGAATGTCAACGACTAAAGAAAAATCTTCAGTGTTTCGAATATGTTCCAATACTACCCTCATCCAGAAGCGTTCATGAGTAGCTTCATACAGGGcaagaatctcagcatggtttgAAGAAGTTGCAACTAAGGTTTGCTTgatagacctccaagatattacaGTGTCTCTAACGgcaaagacataacccgtttgaggGTGTGGCTTATGCGAGTTAGATAAGTAACCTACACAACGTAACCAACACGACGATAATCAACCAGAGGACCATAAGGGCGGCGGTTCCTCTCAAGGATTTGTATAGGTAGAACACGCCCAATATGTCGTACCTTTAAGGTAGCagaagatgtctttaacaccagtaCAGTGTCTGCGTGTAGGCGTATTGCTATATCTTGgcaaaagattaacagcaaaGGAGATATCCGGTCTAGTGCACTAAggtaagtacaataaagcaccaattgcactCAGGTATAGAACTTTGGGCTCCAAAACCTCCGTAATTTAGTATAACCTCATGCGTAGAACAGTTGAGTAAACGATGGTCGGATCCACATTTGGCTCATTACTTTGTGCCCATTTCCTTTTTTGGGGTTATGAATCATTTGAAGCAACTGGTCTGCCACACTTCAGGTTAGGAGCATATGATTGACTAGCCGCCAATGTCCCGGGCCACGCAACAGTTGGGTTGACCTCCATTCCCGAACGGCTCATCCTTCCCACACGATATTATGGTGTACGTTGGTATGTTTAtccttgcaggtgcatttgcagcaaGTATTATGATCTCGCCACCATTGTTAAATTGTTAAAAGTATCTAATATGCTCTGAGCAATGCTTTATAGATCTAGAATACGACGCACTTAAATTTCAGACTAGACAGTTtcgggatctaaatgagacatagtaaGGGGTAATCCATGACAATTTGAGGTATTCTTCAGGAATGATGGTATTCTTATCTCCCTCTAACGAAAGGAAGACTATCTCATCGAAATGAGAATCCACAAAGCGTGCGGTAAAGAGATCGTCTATCAATGGATCAGTAAGAACTAAATTTTTATTAGCCATAAGATTATATTACTTTAGATCCAAAGGCTTAAATATTTGACAAGTtaataaagcaaaacaaaaaaagagttTTCTAATGGTTCATGGATTTTAaattggttttgttttattaagttgtcaaatattttaaatctttAAATCTAAACTATTATAATCTTGTGGCTAACATGGATTTAGTCCTCACATGTCTTCATTTTGAGGATCTTAGGAGAGCATAACCATGATAAAGTGATGCATGAGATTTGGTGAGTCCTAGTTTTATTAAAAATGTGATAAAATGTGATGTAATACGCATATATAGTTTCTCAACGTTGGATTCAACCACAATCCCTAAACCCGCCAAAGGACTAAAAATAATCCATAATAATACAAATGTAGTCAGATGTAAATTGATTAAGAAAGCATATTTATAGAGAAGAGCAGTTTAGGTGCCGTGCAAGAAGCTTTATGGAGCTTCCCTTCCAATAAAACAAGGTTTGTTCCACaatatgtatataaaaaaaaaacagtatagTGCGTGCGCACCCACCAACACCACcagaagaagcagcagcagcagcgagGGGCACGCCCATGGGCCAAGGCCACTAGCAGTCTAGCACTTGGGCATGTTCCCTTCACCctcaaataaaaatgataaaaataaaaaaactcgtCGCTATATGTGCAGAGAATGAATTGGAAATCTCAATAAAACATAGTAACATACCATCATTATTCTATAATCTTCCTTTAGCTTTCATCGCAATTAACCTTaattaataacttttttttcaCTCAATTAACTAGTTACgcttaccatattaaaataatgtGATGTTGCAGCAGAGAGGGACTGCATGTGTTGTACATATTTAGCCGTTGTCTAGCTAAAGTTCTCACATGGTCAACACAACCAAACCCTATTTGACCGTATACGTACGTACCACATGCACATGCAGTATGACAATTGACACTCAGTTGTATCAATGATTTTGAAATAATAGTTCTTGTATACATGTGTAtgtatattgtttgttttgtccAATTCAGATGgagctgattttttttttagggttacgaaattttcttcaatttgacGCGTTTTATCATGAAAACTGTGAAGATATGTTCATCTTCTTGTTTAGAGAAATTTGAAATGAATTatgtagattttttttaaaaggatgAATTTGAAAAATGGATTGCGATGATATCCGTGATGGATTTCTGAATCTgcatacaaaaacaaaagctgTGGAACATCCCAAGGACTCCTTCGCTTGTCGCAGCAGCAGAGGGAATAttaatggagagagagagagagacggggTGAACTGCTGCTGCTGAGATGGTGTCAGGTAcaggaggaggagggaggacTGGTAAAAGTTGAGTGAATAGATTCCTCAAAGAGGAAAAGTCCGAGTCATATTGGGTGTCGAAGTTCCCACCAGTAAGTGACCAGACTTACCTGGCAATATTGCCAACGGCCCCCCCAAAACCCATGAGCCTCATGAGCCATCACGTGAACTTGCATATACATCAACAGAAAACCCTAATCGCTATCTTGCACCAGTAATATTGCTGCCTTTCTTCCAACACCATACATGATGAAAATAATAATGTTTACACATTAATTTTCTCTGAAGGTCCACTCACCGACTCACGCTTCGGTTTATTTTTAAACTTCTgaatcaaataaaacaaataagaatTAAGTTATATAATAAGCAGAGTGTataaaaataaggaaattttaacgaaaatatcATGATACTGTTAACGCTAACATAAAATCACATTTTAGACTAAAAAggcaatcatgatactattcattttaccctttattttgtctttatagttaaaactcaaagttttcaagtatttttcattagttttccttaaaaataaaacaataatgtgCAGAAATTACTTCTAAACGTAATACACGTATACATACTTAATTAGTTTtaacaatatttatttatttatttattaacattttttttaacaagcaaTGTTATTTACagggtgggtttagcctcacaataaactagcaataatgtggttcagacttattttttacaaaaattgaatctaaaacatctcacttacacgtaaacaaatgaaaaataatagcAACCATTTTACCAAGCagcatttatttattaatattagcTTAGTTATATAGAGGAACAGGCTTGCAGCTCCCCCAATACATTCGCTCTGTCCTCTGATCTCTTACTTATATGCGAACTCGTCCTTTTGTTTGTGTCCACTATTTCacattctcatcaaattttctacgagtttattaaataatttgtcttgaaataaaataataagctGTTAATATTCTCTCTTTAAAAATGTTAAAGAAACTACATTTTTGTATTATATTAAAAGAAGAGTTGATATTTGAATCTTAATTTTATATTccattaaaaatagaaaaatggtagagaaattatatttttataccacattggTGTCTCACTTGATGTAGTAAATAATGTATACTTGACACGTGAATTAATAAATTCTTCTGATTGACTAATAATTGTATAAATCATTTGCAAGGTACACTATTGTATTATAAATATGTGATATCCCTCACGTTACAATTTGACTATCAATTCTCAAGTAATATATGTGGTCCTACACTCCTGAACTTATGATATTTACTGTTTATAATCCTTGATTAATTGAACACCATATGCCTAGGTTCGACTCTAACGTCTAAGTTCGAGTTCTGGTGTTAGTAACCTCCTTTTGGTGGGCGAActgtaaatatgaaaaaaaagggATTGGGACCCTCTTTATAAGTCCGCAAAGAAACTTGTGGTATTTCCTAACTCTAAAATAGGGTAACATCCTCTACCCCTAAACTTGTTTTTGAAAAAGGATAGTGCTTTTGCTTTTTTATTCATGAAGGATTTCATGGTTTGGCTGTAATAGTCATGAATAATAAATCTAAATACTATGTTTTGACTTTAAATTCATAAACTTTACAAACTTTAGGgcgtgtattcaattgagaatttgagagatttaaatgaattttataaatccatgaatttttatggagtttaattgatttatagggatttcatgcaaaattttgattcaattttgttGAAATCTCATGgaatgtgagatttgtggatacttaaaatacactatgaaatctctcaaattatctctaattcctcaactttttcaaattttttaaaaccaaattctaattgaatgcacctggaatgttataaactttttTAAGATCCTAATTAAATGCATccagatttctaaggattttaataaactatcttaaaatcctgattgaatacacattggATTTTAGAAAATTACTTAAAATCCTGTAAAATACatctagattcattaaaagaaataaaatccttcaaaatctcaattgaataaaCCTCCTT from Pyrus communis chromosome 4, drPyrComm1.1, whole genome shotgun sequence harbors:
- the LOC137731972 gene encoding GSH-induced LITAF domain protein-like, which produces MSKVDEPVMGVPVYTLQNPHQAGMIPPNAVYGDPKGVPLHQTFYRDTPAPFNCSYCGDTGLTQVRSKPSMASVVACMMPMMLGCCFLMPSCDCLWHKYHYCPSCQEKVADFEKSDICIVADPPHWTEHSFALPA